A window of Sinimarinibacterium sp. NLF-5-8 genomic DNA:
ATACCAGGACATCTACCCGGACTATTTGCCTGGGCCGGCTTACTTTGGTTGCGATCAGTTGCAGCTCACAATCCCGATGGCGCTGTGCCGGAAACCGAACGCCTCCGCCAATCATGAAAACTATCGCCTGGCCTTGCAACAGTGCGAATCCATGCTTGCGCGACTTCAGACCCGTCAGTCGAGCTATCGGAACCGGCTCAAGAAAATGATGCTGTCGCGCCCACCCGGGACGCTCAGTGAAGACGAGGCGGCAGCCGCCCTGTTCATGAGCAAACGCACTCTGGCGCGCAAACTCAAACAAGAAAACAGCGGTTTTCGGCTAATTCGCGACGAGATTCTGTCCCAGCAGGCGACCCACTATTTGTGTGACAGCCAATTATCAATCGAGGCCATCGCCGCGCTGTTGAATTATCACGACACCGCGAATTTCAGGCGCGCCTTCAAGCGCTGGTTCGGGCAGTCGCCCGAGCAATACAGGCAACGTGCCGGCTTGCGAGCCATGCATCCGTCGAGCCCTTCATCCTAAGCCCGGATATTGCACCAAAACACTGTGAAGTCTTCGTTAAACCTGCTGTGTCGGGGTATGGCGCTTAATCGGTGTTGTCGCAGACCCTCACCGTAAGGTTTGCCGGCCATCTCGCTTGATCTGTCCTTAGTCTTTAAATGACCCCGTAATGTCAAAAAATGACCTTGTGGCATTCTGCCTCCTACCAGAGGCTAGCGCATTGACACTGGTCATGGCTGCGGCAATTCGCGCTCGGTTGCCGGAGCCAGCGCCCTCAATCGAATGGATGTTCACAATGAATGCAGACACCCACGACTACCTTGCACCCGGCGATTTTATCGATAGCGATCATGCCGATATCCGGGCCTTTGCTCTGAACCGCGCCGGGGATGGCGATGACAGACAACGCGCCGTCCGGCTCTATTATGCGGTGCGCGATGAAATCCGCTACGACCCCTACAGGTTCTCGCTTGACCCCGTTCACCTGCGCGCCAGCGCCACCCTGGCCGCGGGCAGCGGCTATTGCGTGCCCAAGGCCGGCCTCCTGGCGGCCTGCGCCCGGGCCGCCGGCATTCCCGCGCGCATCGGTCTGGCGGATGTGAAAAACCACCTGGCCAGCCAACGCCTGCTGGCGCTGATGCAAACCGACATCTTCTATTGTCACGGCTATACCGAGTTGTGGCTGGACAGACGCTGGGTCAAAGCCACCCCGGCATTCAACATCGAACTGTGCGAACGCTTCGGCGTCAAGGCGCTGGAATTCGACGGCCGCGAGAATGCGCTGATGCACGAATTCGATACCGCAGGACGCCGCCACATGCAGTATCTGGCCGATCACGGCCCCCGCGCCGACCTGCCGTTAGCCGAACTGGAAGCGGTTTATCGCAAACATTATCCACGTCTGCTGGCTGCGCCCAATGCCCTCAGCGGCGACATGGAGCTGGAACTCGAACAGGAAAGGGCGAAGGGCTGATGTCCGGAACAGACGAATTTCCGGACGACGATCTCTCGGCGATAGTGCGGCAATTCGGCGAGCAAGTGCCGCACAGCAGTGATCTGGGCATGGAAGTGGTTGCGCTGGAAGCCGACCAGGTCCGCATGCGCCTAGCGCCGCAGCCGTGGCTGCTCGCCGATGATGATGCAGAGGAAATCTGCAGCAGCGTTCTCTATTCACTGGCGGACTCCGCCGCCGGGCTCGCAGTATTCGCCGCGGCTCGGGAATTGGCACCGATCGCCACGCTGGACTTGCGCATGGATTATCTCCGACCGGCCGCCATCGACCGCGCCTTGGTGGCGACAGCCTGCTGTCGCCATCTCACGGACGAGGTCGCATTCATCCATTGCGAAATCTTCTCCGAGGGGGAAGCGCAACCGGCCGCCACGGGCAGCGCCACCTTCATGCGCAATACCGCAGGCAAACGCTTCAAGACGGTCAACGAAAAGGAAGACGGCGCATGAGCGGCATCACCAAGCTGGCGGAGTCGAGCGCTGACAACACGGCCTGCACCGCCTGGCAGCCCCTGCTGGCGCGCATCCCCTACGCCCGGCATCTCGGGCTCGAAATCCAGCAGGGCCAGACCGGCATAGAGGTTCATCTGCCGTACCGCGAGGCCCTGGTCGGCAATAGCATGCTCCCCGCCCTGCACGGCGGCGTGATCGGCGGGCTGATCGAGATCAGCGCGCGTATTGCTGCGCAGAGTCAGGACGCGGAGACCCGCCGCCCGCGCATCCTGGACTGCAACATCGACTACCTGCGCTCGGCCCGTGCGCAATCCACCTTCGCCAATGCCGAGATCATTCGCCAGGGCCGCCGTACCAGTCTGGTGCAGGTCACCTGCCGGCAGGAAGGCGCCAGCGCGCCGATTGCCAGCGGACGGGTGCAACTACTGTTTCCCGCCACCGATCGACGGCCACGAGAACGAGCATGACGAACACGGAGAAGACAACGCCGATACTCGTCGGCGCCGGCCAAGTCACCGCGCGGGAGCCGGATACCGAACGCACGCCGATCGGCTTGATCGCCGACGCTGCCCGGGCCGCGGCCGCGGACTGCGGCGTCGCCGGCGTGCTGGGGCAGATCCAGTCACTGACCTGCCTGAACATTCTGGCGCCGGCCCATTCCGATGCGCCGGCCAACCTGACGCAGTGCCTGGGCATCGATCCCGGCGAGCGCTTCTACACCCCCATCGGCGGGAATATGGGCCAATGGCTGGTCGGCTACTATGCCGACCGCATCGCCGCCGGGGAGCTCGATTGTGCCTTGATCGCGGGCGGTGAGGCGCTGGCCACGCAGATGCGCGGCAAGGGCGCCAGCCTGTCCGGGGTAATCGACAACGCAACCGGCGAGAGGCCGCGGCTCCTCGGCGACGACCGCGAGCCGACCAATGCGACCGAGAAACGCCACGGGCTGGACCTACCCATCCAGATCTATCCGTTGTTCGAGCAGGCCCTGCGCGGCCGCTACGGCCATGGCCCGGTCGAGCACCGGCAAATGCTGGGCGAATTGTATGCCCGGTTCAATGCCGTCGCGGTGAGCAATCCGCAGGCCTGGCGCCGCGAGCCGCTATCGGCGGCCGACATCGCCGGGCGCACACCGCAAAACCGCATGGTCGGCGCCCCTTACACCAAGCACATGAACGCCATCATCGCGGTGGATCAGGCCGCCGCGCTGGTGATGATGTCGGCGGCAAAGGCCCGTCAGCTGGGTATCGACCCCGAGCGCTGGGTGTACCCCCTGGCCGCGGCCAACGCACACGAGCGCTGGTTCGTGTCCGAGCGGGCGGATGTATCCCGCTCGCCGGCGATCGCCGCCTGCGGCGAGCGGCTGTTTGCGGCCAGCGGGCTCGCTATCGACGATATCGACCATATCGACCTGTACAGCTGTTTCCCCAGCGCAGTGCAGATGGCGCGCGACGCGCTGGGCATCACGGCGCAGGATCCCCGGCCGCTGACCGTTACGGGCGGACTGGCCTATCACGGCGGGCCCGGCAACAACTATTGCACCCACGCCATCGCCGAGATCATGGCCCGCATCCGCGCCGACCGAAGCGCCGCCGGTTTGGTCAGCGGCGTAGGCTGGTATATGAGCAAGCATTCGCTGGGGCTCTACGGCGGACGACCGCCCACCGGCGGTTGGCGGCCGATCGATACAGCTGGGCTGCAAGCTGAAATCGACGCCGGTCCCGTCGTGGACGTCGTGGAACAGGCCGAAGGCAAGGGCCGCATCGAGACCTACACCGTCATGCACGATCGGACCGACCGCCCCGCTATGGGCATTGTCCTGGGCCGCCTGAGCGATGGCCGGCGCTTCGTCGCCAACACGCCCACCGATAGCGACTTGCTCGATGCCATGACGAACGAGGAATTTCTCGATCGGACGGGCCTCGTGCACAACGACGGCAAACGCAACCTGTTCGCCCCGGACGGGTGAATGTGAGGAGAAGATGACAATGAGCACCGTACCCGAAATTCAGTTCGACCAGACCAACGTAGCCCAGCGCATGCGCGACATTCGCGAGGCCACCCGCGTCGTAAGTGAAGGCTTTAGCCGAGCATACATGCGCGAATGCATCGATAACCATCGCTTCCCGCAGGAGGCCTGGGAGGCGCTGGGCGAATACGGGCTGCTCGGCATCACC
This region includes:
- a CDS encoding transglutaminase family protein, whose amino-acid sequence is MNADTHDYLAPGDFIDSDHADIRAFALNRAGDGDDRQRAVRLYYAVRDEIRYDPYRFSLDPVHLRASATLAAGSGYCVPKAGLLAACARAAGIPARIGLADVKNHLASQRLLALMQTDIFYCHGYTELWLDRRWVKATPAFNIELCERFGVKALEFDGRENALMHEFDTAGRRHMQYLADHGPRADLPLAELEAVYRKHYPRLLAAPNALSGDMELELEQERAKG
- a CDS encoding PaaI family thioesterase, encoding MSGTDEFPDDDLSAIVRQFGEQVPHSSDLGMEVVALEADQVRMRLAPQPWLLADDDAEEICSSVLYSLADSAAGLAVFAAARELAPIATLDLRMDYLRPAAIDRALVATACCRHLTDEVAFIHCEIFSEGEAQPAATGSATFMRNTAGKRFKTVNEKEDGA
- a CDS encoding PaaI family thioesterase, translating into MSGITKLAESSADNTACTAWQPLLARIPYARHLGLEIQQGQTGIEVHLPYREALVGNSMLPALHGGVIGGLIEISARIAAQSQDAETRRPRILDCNIDYLRSARAQSTFANAEIIRQGRRTSLVQVTCRQEGASAPIASGRVQLLFPATDRRPRERA
- a CDS encoding acetyl-CoA acetyltransferase, with product MTNTEKTTPILVGAGQVTAREPDTERTPIGLIADAARAAAADCGVAGVLGQIQSLTCLNILAPAHSDAPANLTQCLGIDPGERFYTPIGGNMGQWLVGYYADRIAAGELDCALIAGGEALATQMRGKGASLSGVIDNATGERPRLLGDDREPTNATEKRHGLDLPIQIYPLFEQALRGRYGHGPVEHRQMLGELYARFNAVAVSNPQAWRREPLSAADIAGRTPQNRMVGAPYTKHMNAIIAVDQAAALVMMSAAKARQLGIDPERWVYPLAAANAHERWFVSERADVSRSPAIAACGERLFAASGLAIDDIDHIDLYSCFPSAVQMARDALGITAQDPRPLTVTGGLAYHGGPGNNYCTHAIAEIMARIRADRSAAGLVSGVGWYMSKHSLGLYGGRPPTGGWRPIDTAGLQAEIDAGPVVDVVEQAEGKGRIETYTVMHDRTDRPAMGIVLGRLSDGRRFVANTPTDSDLLDAMTNEEFLDRTGLVHNDGKRNLFAPDG